One genomic window of Luteitalea pratensis includes the following:
- the ligD gene encoding DNA ligase D, with protein sequence MHAMARDKTTGRAPGTHRPRGAATTMPDYAPQLATLVAAAPDSDEWLHETKYDGFRTGLIIDRGRARLLTRNGLDWSARFPDLVDAALRLPVSSALLDGEVALELPDGRTSFQGLQNTGRRKGALTCFLFDIHWLDGEDLTSLPLEERKARLEPLLARRRKSPFRYSTHVIGDGTRVHAEACRARMEGIISKRRDAPVTPGRSRAWVKVKCVGRQEFVIGGFTDPQGAREGLGALLIGHHEDGRLVWAGKVGTGFTTRSARELRTRLDQLVQETSPFTPPPRGAAGAHWVRPELVAEVAFTEWTEGGKIRHPSFQGLREDKPAKSVVRERAALPASTARATSIRAAAPARSTAGPALRARPVSGRADRRAAAAAPTVIRGISISNPQREMYPGEGITKLDLVRYVAAIGDWMLPHVAGRPLTLVFCPDGIGGECAYLKHGKSWGPKTLRRVKLREKTKVGEYMVADTIEGLVSIMQMNWLEVHTWNSTIGHVEYPDRVVIDLDPGPDVPWKDVVAAARETRTVLADAGLESWPKTTGGRGLHVVAPLAPGASWREGLAFTQGIAESLVQESPARYTTAFSKAGRDALILVDVMRNNRASTVVAAYSPRARAGAPVSTPLSWDELSARRPPDRFTVRTVPRRLARLGADPWQGYWTATQRLPGR encoded by the coding sequence ATGCACGCCATGGCCCGCGACAAGACGACAGGTCGTGCCCCCGGCACCCACCGCCCACGCGGCGCGGCGACGACCATGCCCGACTACGCGCCGCAACTTGCGACGCTGGTTGCGGCGGCGCCCGACTCGGACGAATGGCTGCACGAGACGAAGTACGACGGGTTCCGCACGGGGTTGATCATCGACCGCGGCCGCGCGCGACTGCTCACGCGCAACGGCCTCGACTGGTCGGCGCGATTCCCTGATCTCGTGGACGCAGCGCTTCGGCTACCGGTTTCATCCGCCTTGCTCGACGGCGAGGTGGCGCTCGAACTGCCCGACGGCAGGACGAGTTTCCAGGGTCTGCAGAACACGGGGCGTCGCAAGGGAGCCCTGACCTGCTTCCTCTTCGATATTCACTGGCTCGACGGAGAGGACCTGACGTCGCTCCCCCTCGAGGAGCGCAAGGCACGCCTCGAACCGCTGCTCGCCCGGCGAAGGAAGTCGCCGTTCAGGTACTCGACGCACGTGATCGGCGATGGCACACGCGTGCACGCCGAGGCGTGTCGCGCGCGGATGGAAGGCATCATCTCCAAACGCCGGGACGCCCCGGTGACACCGGGCCGCTCGCGCGCGTGGGTCAAGGTCAAGTGCGTGGGTCGCCAGGAGTTCGTCATCGGCGGCTTCACTGATCCACAGGGCGCGCGGGAGGGGCTTGGCGCATTGCTCATCGGCCATCATGAGGACGGCCGCCTCGTCTGGGCTGGCAAGGTGGGCACGGGCTTCACCACGCGATCCGCTCGCGAGCTGCGGACGCGACTCGATCAGCTGGTGCAGGAAACCTCGCCATTCACCCCGCCGCCTCGCGGTGCCGCTGGCGCGCACTGGGTGCGTCCCGAACTGGTCGCGGAGGTCGCCTTCACCGAGTGGACCGAGGGCGGCAAGATCCGCCACCCGTCATTCCAGGGACTTCGTGAGGACAAGCCGGCGAAGAGTGTCGTGCGCGAGCGTGCGGCACTACCAGCATCGACCGCCCGCGCCACGTCAATCCGTGCTGCCGCGCCGGCCCGTTCGACGGCAGGGCCCGCTCTCCGCGCGCGGCCGGTATCTGGGCGTGCCGATCGGCGCGCCGCGGCAGCGGCCCCGACCGTCATCCGCGGTATCTCGATCTCGAATCCACAACGCGAGATGTATCCCGGCGAGGGCATCACCAAGCTGGATCTGGTGCGCTACGTCGCCGCGATCGGCGACTGGATGCTGCCCCACGTCGCGGGCCGGCCGCTCACGCTGGTCTTCTGTCCCGACGGCATCGGCGGCGAGTGCGCGTACCTGAAACACGGCAAGTCTTGGGGCCCGAAGACCCTGCGGCGCGTGAAGCTCCGGGAGAAGACCAAGGTCGGCGAGTACATGGTCGCCGATACCATCGAGGGACTCGTGTCGATCATGCAGATGAATTGGCTCGAGGTGCACACCTGGAACTCGACGATCGGGCATGTGGAGTACCCGGACCGCGTCGTCATCGATCTCGATCCCGGGCCCGACGTGCCCTGGAAGGACGTCGTCGCGGCGGCCCGTGAAACGCGAACCGTGCTCGCCGACGCAGGGCTCGAGTCGTGGCCCAAGACGACCGGAGGGCGCGGGCTGCACGTCGTCGCGCCGCTCGCCCCGGGCGCCTCGTGGCGGGAAGGCCTGGCGTTCACGCAGGGCATTGCCGAGTCGCTGGTACAGGAGTCACCGGCGCGCTACACGACAGCGTTTTCGAAGGCCGGCCGTGACGCACTCATCCTCGTGGACGTCATGCGGAACAATCGCGCGAGCACGGTCGTCGCCGCGTACTCGCCGCGTGCGCGGGCCGGGGCCCCGGTCTCCACGCCGCTATCCTGGGACGAACTGTCCGCTCGGCGGCCGCCTGATCGATTCACGGTCCGCACGGTGCCGCGCCGGCTGGCGCGGCTCGGCGCCGACCCCTGGCAGGGCTATTGGACTGCCACGCAGCGACTGCCCGGACGGTGA
- a CDS encoding beta-lactamase family protein: protein MRLPSHPSRQEPAAAARLAADRLGRTHARLEKTTGQSLGALMQARIFGPLGMVDTAFATPAGKRWRLARVYKREGQGPAMVKAAIE from the coding sequence TTGCGCCTGCCGTCGCACCCCTCCCGGCAGGAACCCGCGGCTGCGGCCCGGCTGGCCGCGGATCGGCTCGGACGGACGCACGCGCGACTCGAGAAGACCACCGGGCAGTCGCTCGGGGCGTTGATGCAGGCGCGGATCTTCGGCCCGCTCGGGATGGTCGACACCGCGTTCGCCACGCCGGCCGGCAAGCGCTGGCGTCTCGCCCGTGTCTACAAGCGCGAAGGACAGGGGCCCGCCATGGTCAAGGCCGCCATCGAATGA
- a CDS encoding ATP-binding protein produces MTPLAAEGLRPRRVGRHFLALASALCVLTIHASGQQPAPAAPSTPVKVLLLHSYDTSSEWALRVGEGVFQGLQDGGAHVDLRQEFLDARRYPGRTYLDRARDVLAAKFEETPPQIVITCDDAALEFLLGYPDLFRGIPVVFGGVQDRHLAALAPRHRFTGIIEQFRIDDVVATALRARPSTRRIIVTTGNDRNGAAFRAEFADVQGLFPQLSFVALSGASMSFTAILQRLRNDTTADDLVMVTPISRDIAGQTLEPDVAIPQVVTASSAPVIALAYANLNRGLLAMTANTGITHGRLMAAQALRLLGGASPASVALEIDGNSPLAFDARQLARWGIDEALLPPGAQVEHRALPSFYQANRGVIWAAIAFIAVQSTIIAGLVMNVRRRRRAEQRLGDQTRALTVANRALEEVNRSLLREQDVRQQAEEHLRHAQKMEAVGRLAGGIAHDFNNLLTVTIGYCELLLKRVSRGTPDREAVEQIRQASEQASTLTQNLLAFSRKQVALPITVDVVGAIRGMESMLRRFCGDRVTLVLDLDGAAGQVRLGEGQLEQILMNLVINGRDAMLHGGRLEMQARAQIVDEDAAGAGGLRAGPHAVIVVSDTGIGMDDATRARIFEPFFTTKGVGRGTGLGLATVYGIVTQHGGRIEVDSAPGRGASFTLWLPMAAPRAMTDRTTGDETSAQAGRTVLVVEDEPELLGLIARVLGEAGFAVLGASGGEQAVAIASSHPGTLHLLLTDIVMPGDDGFTVAWRVGQLRPGLPVAYMSGYTDDVHAAEGDTPLLRKPFMPADLLAHVRRALGSEAAITQS; encoded by the coding sequence GTGACGCCACTCGCCGCCGAAGGACTCCGGCCACGACGCGTTGGTCGTCATTTCCTCGCGCTGGCGTCGGCGCTCTGCGTGTTGACGATTCACGCGTCTGGCCAGCAGCCAGCGCCAGCGGCCCCGTCGACGCCGGTCAAGGTCCTGCTGCTGCACTCGTACGACACGTCGTCGGAATGGGCGCTTCGCGTCGGCGAAGGCGTGTTCCAGGGCTTGCAGGATGGCGGCGCCCACGTCGACCTGCGGCAGGAGTTTCTCGACGCCCGCCGGTACCCGGGCCGGACGTACCTGGATCGCGCCAGGGATGTCCTGGCTGCGAAGTTCGAGGAGACGCCGCCGCAAATCGTGATCACCTGCGACGACGCGGCACTGGAGTTCCTGCTCGGGTACCCGGACCTGTTCAGGGGCATCCCGGTGGTCTTCGGTGGCGTGCAGGATCGGCATCTCGCGGCCCTGGCGCCACGCCACCGCTTCACCGGCATCATCGAGCAGTTTCGCATCGACGATGTCGTCGCAACGGCGCTGCGTGCTCGTCCGTCGACCCGTCGCATCATCGTGACCACCGGCAACGATCGAAACGGCGCGGCATTCCGCGCCGAGTTCGCCGACGTCCAGGGATTGTTCCCGCAGCTGTCCTTCGTGGCGCTCTCAGGTGCGTCGATGAGCTTCACGGCGATCCTGCAGCGGCTGCGCAACGACACGACCGCGGACGATCTCGTGATGGTCACGCCGATCAGTCGCGACATCGCCGGTCAGACACTGGAGCCGGACGTCGCCATTCCGCAGGTCGTCACGGCCTCGAGTGCCCCCGTGATTGCCCTCGCCTATGCAAACCTCAACCGCGGACTGCTCGCCATGACGGCCAATACCGGCATAACGCATGGGCGGCTGATGGCGGCACAGGCCCTGCGCCTGCTCGGCGGGGCCAGCCCGGCCAGCGTCGCCCTCGAGATCGACGGCAATTCGCCGCTGGCCTTCGACGCCCGTCAACTCGCGCGATGGGGCATCGACGAAGCCCTGCTCCCCCCCGGCGCACAGGTCGAACATCGCGCCCTGCCGTCCTTCTACCAGGCCAACCGGGGCGTCATCTGGGCCGCCATCGCGTTCATCGCCGTGCAGTCGACAATCATCGCCGGCCTGGTCATGAACGTCCGCCGCCGCCGCCGTGCGGAGCAGAGACTCGGCGACCAGACACGTGCGCTGACCGTTGCCAATCGTGCACTCGAGGAGGTGAACCGGTCGCTGCTGCGTGAGCAGGATGTGCGTCAGCAGGCCGAGGAGCACCTGAGACACGCGCAGAAGATGGAGGCAGTTGGCCGGCTCGCCGGTGGCATTGCCCACGACTTCAACAACCTGTTGACCGTCACCATCGGCTACTGCGAGCTGCTGTTGAAACGTGTGTCGCGGGGCACGCCCGATCGTGAGGCGGTGGAGCAGATTCGGCAGGCCAGTGAACAGGCATCGACGCTCACACAGAATCTTCTCGCGTTCAGCCGCAAGCAGGTGGCGTTGCCGATCACCGTCGACGTGGTCGGCGCGATCCGGGGTATGGAGTCGATGCTGCGGCGCTTCTGCGGCGACCGCGTCACCCTCGTCCTCGACCTCGACGGCGCAGCAGGACAGGTGCGACTCGGTGAAGGTCAGCTCGAGCAGATCCTGATGAACCTGGTGATCAACGGCCGCGATGCGATGCTGCACGGTGGCCGGCTCGAGATGCAGGCGCGCGCGCAGATCGTCGATGAAGATGCGGCGGGGGCGGGCGGGCTGCGCGCCGGGCCCCACGCGGTGATTGTCGTCAGCGACACGGGCATCGGCATGGACGATGCGACGCGCGCCCGCATCTTCGAACCGTTCTTCACCACCAAGGGCGTTGGCCGGGGGACCGGCCTTGGCCTGGCCACGGTGTACGGCATCGTGACGCAGCATGGCGGCCGGATCGAGGTGGACAGCGCACCCGGGCGCGGCGCGTCCTTCACCCTCTGGCTGCCCATGGCTGCACCGCGCGCGATGACCGATCGCACGACGGGCGACGAGACGTCGGCGCAGGCAGGCCGGACCGTGCTGGTCGTCGAGGACGAACCCGAACTCCTGGGGCTCATCGCCCGTGTCCTTGGCGAGGCCGGGTTCGCCGTCCTCGGGGCCTCCGGGGGCGAGCAGGCGGTGGCCATCGCCTCGAGTCACCCAGGGACGCTCCACCTGCTCCTGACCGATATCGTCATGCCCGGCGACGATGGATTCACCGTGGCTTGGCGGGTGGGCCAACTCCGCCCCGGGCTGCCCGTCGCCTACATGTCCGGATACACCGACGATGTGCACGCGGCCGAGGGGGACACCCCGCTGCTGCGCAAGCCGTTCATGCCGGCCGATCTGCTGGCGCATGTGCGCCGCGCACTCGGCTCCGAGGCCGCCATCACACAGAGTTAG
- a CDS encoding PIG-L deacetylase family protein produces the protein MPRVLALMAHPDDIEITCAGTLILLKAAGWDVHLATMTAGDLGSSTLPAAAISRVRRKEAAASAALLGAGYTCLGIADLTIAHTERHKRIVTGLLRAVRPDILITHPPVDYMADHEQTSYLARDAAFGSTIPNWKALPPIGVRSRKALPPCEALPALLFADPIDLATPDGGRARAHYVVDISPVLEQKAAMLAAHASQRAWLHEQHGEDEYLHWMRRVGVERAKDFGKRSVTHAEGFVPYLGHAFPKHDVLTTALGRGRVKTLRQR, from the coding sequence ATGCCTCGCGTGCTCGCGCTCATGGCGCATCCCGATGACATCGAGATCACCTGTGCCGGCACGCTGATCCTGCTGAAGGCGGCCGGTTGGGACGTCCACCTGGCCACCATGACGGCCGGTGATCTCGGATCCTCGACGTTGCCGGCAGCGGCAATTTCGCGCGTTCGCCGCAAGGAGGCAGCGGCCTCGGCGGCGCTGCTCGGCGCCGGCTACACCTGCCTCGGCATTGCCGATCTCACCATCGCGCACACCGAGCGTCACAAGCGGATCGTCACCGGCCTGCTCCGCGCCGTGCGTCCTGACATCCTGATCACGCATCCGCCCGTCGACTACATGGCGGACCACGAGCAGACGTCGTACCTGGCGCGCGACGCCGCGTTCGGCTCGACCATCCCCAACTGGAAGGCGCTGCCGCCGATCGGTGTGCGCAGCCGGAAGGCCCTGCCGCCGTGCGAGGCGCTGCCCGCGTTGCTGTTTGCCGACCCGATCGACCTCGCCACGCCGGATGGGGGTCGCGCCAGGGCCCACTACGTCGTGGACATCTCCCCGGTGCTCGAGCAGAAGGCCGCGATGCTCGCGGCGCACGCCTCGCAGCGCGCGTGGCTGCACGAGCAGCACGGCGAGGACGAGTACCTGCACTGGATGCGTCGGGTGGGCGTCGAGCGTGCGAAGGATTTCGGCAAGCGATCGGTCACGCATGCCGAAGGGTTCGTGCCGTATCTCGGGCACGCGTTCCCGAAGCACGACGTGCTCACCACGGCACTCGGCCGCGGGCGCGTGAAGACGCTGCGGCAGCGGTAA
- a CDS encoding rhodanese-like domain-containing protein, whose amino-acid sequence MSVQLDPSYDIQIRQVAGADAVALVTDGVRVLDVRTPQEFSDLGHIPGAMLLPVQIIASAPAILGDPDTPVLVTCEHAVRSKVATRLLAQAGFTQVYELAHGMALWDGPRAHEPQPMAGPSPWLFECGDLIARTGRALDVACGRGRHALLIASTGLAVTAIDRDAAALARLQTHADRLGLPIQTRVTDLEAGDVDLGEPGYALVLVTRYLHRPLLPHLLLSLAPGGVLIYETFLDKQAEKGHPKNPDFLLKPGELLELVKPLEVLRQFEGELDGNWISAVAARR is encoded by the coding sequence GTGTCGGTGCAACTCGACCCGTCGTACGACATTCAGATCCGGCAGGTGGCGGGCGCCGATGCAGTCGCGCTGGTGACCGATGGTGTCCGCGTACTCGACGTGCGCACGCCGCAGGAATTCAGCGACCTCGGACATATCCCGGGTGCCATGCTGCTGCCGGTGCAGATCATCGCCAGCGCGCCGGCGATCCTCGGCGACCCGGACACGCCCGTGCTCGTGACGTGCGAGCACGCGGTGCGGAGCAAGGTCGCGACGCGGCTGCTCGCGCAAGCCGGCTTCACGCAGGTGTACGAACTGGCGCACGGGATGGCGCTGTGGGATGGTCCGCGTGCCCACGAGCCGCAGCCCATGGCCGGGCCGTCGCCATGGCTGTTCGAATGCGGCGACCTGATTGCGCGCACGGGCCGCGCGCTCGACGTGGCGTGCGGACGTGGTCGGCACGCGCTGCTGATCGCCTCGACTGGTCTGGCGGTGACCGCGATCGACCGCGACGCGGCGGCACTCGCACGGCTGCAGACCCACGCCGATCGGCTCGGCCTTCCGATACAGACCAGGGTGACGGACCTCGAGGCCGGCGACGTCGACCTCGGCGAGCCGGGCTACGCGCTCGTCCTCGTCACGCGCTACCTGCACCGCCCGCTGCTGCCGCACCTGCTGCTGTCGCTCGCGCCGGGTGGCGTGCTGATCTACGAGACGTTTCTCGACAAGCAGGCCGAGAAAGGTCATCCGAAGAACCCGGACTTCCTGCTGAAGCCGGGAGAGTTGCTGGAACTCGTGAAACCGCTCGAGGTGCTGCGCCAGTTCGAGGGAGAACTCGACGGCAACTGGATCAGCGCCGTCGCCGCGCGGCGCTGA
- a CDS encoding Gfo/Idh/MocA family protein has translation MNELKIGVVGLGWVAGAHIETFKHVKGAAVTAVCSRRDLDVGALQATYGLPLKAYRDYAEMLADPAIDAIDICTPHPFHAEQAIAAANAGKHLIIEKPIALSWEDAVRVRDAIRANGVKAMVCFEVRYSAQFTLTRSVVEQGLLGELHFAEVDYYHGIGPWYGQYGWNIKKDMGASSLLTAGCHAMDILLMLMQSPVQEVTAYGTTSKSEYFAPYEYPTTTVSLLKFADGKIGKVTSCIDCLQPYYFHSHIIGSHGTLLDTKLHTTKLPGMIKTKWSELATHPIDSGDVSDHPYQPQFQAFVDATLAGTTMPLTDFETALESHRVAYAADLSVQRGTTVQLSELA, from the coding sequence ATGAATGAATTGAAGATCGGGGTAGTGGGTCTCGGGTGGGTTGCCGGGGCGCACATCGAGACGTTCAAGCACGTCAAGGGCGCAGCGGTCACCGCGGTCTGCTCACGCCGCGACCTCGACGTCGGCGCGCTGCAGGCCACCTACGGCCTCCCGTTGAAGGCCTACCGCGACTACGCCGAGATGCTGGCCGATCCGGCCATCGACGCCATCGACATCTGCACGCCTCACCCCTTCCATGCCGAGCAGGCCATCGCCGCGGCCAACGCGGGCAAGCACCTGATCATCGAGAAGCCGATCGCGCTCAGCTGGGAGGATGCCGTACGGGTCCGCGATGCGATCCGCGCCAACGGCGTCAAGGCGATGGTGTGTTTCGAGGTGCGCTACAGCGCCCAGTTCACGCTGACGCGCTCGGTCGTCGAACAGGGACTGCTCGGCGAGCTGCATTTCGCCGAGGTCGACTACTACCACGGCATCGGCCCCTGGTATGGCCAGTACGGGTGGAACATCAAGAAGGACATGGGCGCGTCCAGCCTGCTGACCGCCGGCTGCCACGCGATGGACATCCTGCTGATGTTGATGCAGTCGCCGGTGCAGGAAGTGACCGCCTACGGCACGACATCGAAGAGCGAGTACTTCGCGCCCTACGAGTACCCGACCACCACGGTGAGCCTGCTGAAGTTCGCCGACGGCAAGATCGGCAAGGTGACGTCCTGCATCGACTGCCTGCAGCCCTACTACTTCCACTCGCACATCATCGGCAGCCACGGGACGTTGCTGGACACGAAGCTGCACACGACGAAGCTGCCCGGGATGATCAAGACGAAATGGAGCGAGCTGGCGACGCACCCGATCGACTCCGGTGACGTCAGCGATCACCCGTACCAGCCACAGTTCCAGGCGTTTGTCGACGCCACCCTGGCCGGCACGACGATGCCGCTGACCGACTTCGAGACGGCGCTCGAGAGCCACCGCGTCGCGTACGCCGCCGATCTCTCGGTGCAGCGTGGCACCACCGTGCAGCTGTCGGAACTCGCATAA
- a CDS encoding serine/threonine-protein kinase, protein MAAAFLSHYRLLGLLGVGGMGEVHRAEDTRLRREVAIKILHPEAAASKEWLSRFRREARLASALQHPHICTIHELGEHEGQAFIVMERLEGVTVRELIEDGPIAPSRVIAIARQIADALDAAHRRGIIHRDIKPANLFVTDGDHVKVVDFGLARLASDEAAAVASGAIPIASARSAAAAPGSGSRPLHLTQTGMAMGTVYYMSPEQARGDALDARTDLFSLGSVLYEMATGRRAFEGDDIAQILGKITHGVFVPPRALNAGVPRALDAIIVKLLSADPRQRYQRASDLMSDLVRADAPSGATPRPLMQATTATGRTTAWRRAGLAVSVLLVVSSLAYAWYARRPSTLTDRDSIVIGAFENATGNPVFDDTLVTALKLQLAQSPFLDIVQDSRIAETLKLMGRKDDERLTHEVVREACQRLAVKAMIDGRLAPFGKNYVLTVSATDCNTGEVLARTQAEAANSEAVLAELGKMASEMRTRLGESLPSIARFDMPVTEATTPSLQAFKAYALGLEERRRGRELESLAFFKQAIELDPDFAQAHATLSTVYGGIGELDRSEQHARQAYEHRDRVSERERLFIGYQYHDRVTGNQAEVIDTLQAWQAAYPREFVPANALSVVYNRLGQYDKGVAAAQEALRRSPDHPFAISNLAVAYRGLGRYDEARRVAQQGVRANAATVPTRRLLYQLSVMAGDSAAAQQLTWGRGQPREFDLVAAQGQIAMFEGRWREGESLYRRAAEMAQARGLPGNAAGQFAHLAWLEAVYRPGPDLDERVRRMVALGGNKEEGAAARSRVAAALGLVGRRAEALAIVASAERRAPDSTYVRAVLVPVTRASLALHDGKAAEAVQALEAARDTDIGGLGALVPLYLRAEAYRQQGNWTAAATEYERLIHHRGTDPYAPMVPLSWLGLGRVRAAMGDLTVSRTSYEMALSLWRAADNDFPPRRAAQAEYDRLAQGATSP, encoded by the coding sequence ATGGCGGCAGCCTTTCTCTCGCATTATCGCCTGCTCGGTCTTCTCGGCGTTGGCGGCATGGGTGAGGTGCATCGCGCGGAAGACACCCGGCTGCGGCGCGAGGTAGCGATCAAGATCCTGCACCCCGAGGCCGCGGCCTCGAAGGAGTGGCTCAGTCGCTTCCGCCGCGAGGCGCGTCTTGCCTCGGCCCTGCAGCACCCGCACATCTGCACGATCCACGAACTGGGCGAGCACGAAGGCCAGGCCTTCATCGTCATGGAGCGGCTCGAGGGCGTGACCGTCCGCGAGTTGATCGAGGATGGCCCGATCGCGCCGTCACGGGTGATTGCGATCGCGCGCCAGATTGCCGACGCGCTCGACGCAGCCCATCGGCGCGGCATCATCCATCGCGACATCAAGCCGGCCAACCTGTTTGTCACCGACGGCGATCACGTCAAGGTCGTGGACTTCGGCCTGGCGCGCCTGGCGAGCGACGAGGCTGCCGCGGTGGCGTCCGGTGCCATCCCCATTGCCAGCGCCAGGAGCGCCGCCGCGGCGCCGGGGTCAGGCTCGCGCCCCCTGCACCTGACACAGACCGGCATGGCCATGGGTACGGTCTACTACATGTCGCCGGAGCAGGCGCGCGGTGACGCGCTCGACGCGCGCACGGACCTGTTCTCGCTCGGCAGCGTCCTGTACGAGATGGCGACCGGCCGCCGTGCGTTCGAGGGCGACGACATCGCGCAGATTCTGGGCAAGATCACGCACGGCGTGTTCGTGCCGCCTCGGGCGCTGAACGCCGGCGTCCCCCGCGCCCTCGACGCGATCATCGTCAAGTTGCTCAGCGCCGACCCCAGGCAGCGATACCAACGGGCAAGCGACCTGATGTCCGACCTCGTCCGCGCGGATGCGCCGAGCGGTGCCACGCCGCGTCCGTTGATGCAGGCAACGACGGCGACCGGCCGGACGACAGCCTGGCGCCGCGCCGGCCTGGCGGTGTCCGTGCTCCTGGTCGTGAGCAGCCTCGCCTACGCGTGGTATGCGCGCAGGCCGTCGACGCTCACCGATCGCGACAGCATCGTCATCGGCGCCTTCGAGAACGCGACCGGGAATCCGGTCTTCGACGACACGCTGGTGACGGCCCTCAAGCTGCAGCTCGCCCAGTCGCCGTTCCTCGACATCGTCCAGGACTCGCGTATTGCAGAAACGCTGAAGTTGATGGGGCGCAAGGACGACGAGCGACTCACCCACGAGGTGGTCCGGGAAGCGTGCCAGCGGCTCGCGGTCAAGGCGATGATCGACGGCCGGCTCGCCCCGTTCGGCAAGAATTACGTGCTCACCGTGTCGGCGACCGACTGCAACACCGGCGAGGTGCTCGCCCGCACGCAGGCGGAAGCGGCCAACAGCGAAGCCGTCCTCGCCGAACTCGGCAAGATGGCCTCGGAGATGAGGACGCGGCTCGGCGAGTCGCTGCCATCGATCGCGCGCTTCGACATGCCCGTGACAGAGGCGACGACGCCGTCGCTGCAGGCGTTCAAGGCCTATGCACTCGGCCTCGAGGAGCGACGCCGTGGCCGCGAACTCGAGTCGCTCGCCTTCTTCAAGCAGGCCATCGAGCTCGACCCCGACTTCGCCCAGGCCCATGCGACGCTGTCGACGGTGTACGGCGGCATCGGCGAACTCGATCGCAGCGAACAGCATGCACGCCAGGCGTACGAGCATCGCGATCGCGTCAGCGAACGCGAACGCCTGTTCATCGGCTACCAGTACCACGACCGCGTCACCGGCAACCAGGCCGAGGTGATCGACACGCTGCAGGCGTGGCAGGCGGCATACCCGCGCGAGTTCGTGCCAGCCAACGCGCTCTCGGTCGTCTACAACCGCCTCGGCCAATACGACAAAGGCGTCGCTGCCGCACAGGAAGCACTGCGCCGCAGTCCCGATCACCCGTTCGCGATTTCGAACCTCGCGGTGGCGTACCGGGGACTGGGGCGCTATGACGAGGCGCGTCGTGTCGCACAGCAGGGTGTGCGAGCAAATGCGGCGACCGTGCCGACGCGGCGTCTCCTCTACCAGTTGAGCGTGATGGCTGGTGACTCGGCCGCGGCGCAGCAACTCACGTGGGGGCGTGGCCAGCCGCGTGAGTTCGATCTCGTGGCCGCGCAGGGACAGATCGCGATGTTCGAGGGGCGCTGGCGCGAGGGCGAATCGCTCTATCGCCGTGCCGCGGAAATGGCACAGGCCCGCGGCCTGCCCGGCAACGCCGCCGGCCAGTTCGCGCATCTTGCGTGGCTCGAAGCGGTCTATCGTCCGGGACCGGATCTCGACGAGCGCGTGCGTCGCATGGTCGCACTGGGCGGCAACAAGGAAGAGGGCGCGGCGGCACGCTCCCGCGTGGCGGCCGCGCTCGGCCTGGTGGGGCGGCGGGCGGAGGCATTGGCCATCGTCGCGTCCGCCGAACGGCGTGCGCCCGATTCCACCTATGTGCGGGCTGTCCTCGTGCCGGTGACCCGTGCGAGCCTGGCGCTGCACGACGGCAAGGCGGCAGAGGCCGTCCAGGCGCTTGAAGCGGCGCGCGACACCGACATCGGTGGCCTCGGGGCTCTGGTGCCGCTCTACCTGCGTGCCGAGGCCTACCGGCAGCAAGGCAATTGGACCGCCGCCGCGACCGAATACGAGCGCCTGATCCATCACCGGGGCACCGATCCATACGCGCCGATGGTGCCGCTGTCGTGGCTCGGTCTCGGACGGGTCCGGGCGGCGATGGGCGACCTGACGGTCAGCCGGACGTCGTACGAAATGGCGTTGTCGCTGTGGCGCGCCGCCGACAACGACTTTCCGCCGCGACGCGCCGCGCAGGCAGAGTACGATCGGCTCGCACAGGGAGCCACCTCTCCCTGA
- a CDS encoding histidine phosphatase family protein yields MPTTRLFLVRHGATQLTAENRFSGAVGVDLSEEGRWQAAKLGERLRHDPVSAIYSSPLSRTIETAQIIGKTFGLAPVTRDGLAEISHGRWEGLTRAEVEQQFGDEYAAWEEDPFTFAPAGGESGVAVLARALPVIREIVTHHQGECVLVVSHKATIRILLSSLLGFDARGYRDRLDQAPACLNVLDFRDAVRARLMLFNDTSHYAHHQRSAEGNLSRWWDGALTPRP; encoded by the coding sequence GTGCCCACGACCCGGCTCTTCCTGGTGCGCCACGGCGCGACGCAACTGACGGCGGAGAACCGCTTCTCCGGTGCGGTCGGCGTGGATCTGTCCGAGGAGGGGCGTTGGCAGGCCGCCAAGCTCGGCGAGCGGCTTCGCCACGACCCCGTGTCGGCCATTTACAGCAGCCCGCTGTCGAGGACGATCGAGACGGCACAGATCATCGGCAAGACATTCGGCCTCGCGCCGGTCACGCGTGATGGCCTAGCCGAGATCAGCCATGGCCGATGGGAAGGGCTCACGCGCGCCGAGGTCGAGCAGCAATTCGGCGACGAGTACGCCGCGTGGGAGGAGGATCCGTTCACCTTCGCACCGGCGGGCGGCGAATCGGGTGTCGCCGTGCTCGCGCGGGCGCTGCCGGTGATCCGCGAGATCGTCACCCACCACCAGGGCGAGTGCGTGCTGGTGGTCTCGCACAAGGCAACGATCCGCATCCTGCTCAGCAGCCTGCTCGGTTTCGACGCGCGTGGCTATCGCGACCGCCTCGATCAGGCGCCCGCGTGCCTGAACGTGCTCGACTTTCGCGATGCGGTGCGTGCCCGCCTGATGCTGTTCAACGACACGTCGCACTACGCCCACCACCAGCGGTCGGCCGAGGGCAACCTCTCGCGCTGGTGGGACGGAGCGCTCACGCCCCGTCCGTGA